One stretch of Candidatus Hydrogenedentota bacterium DNA includes these proteins:
- a CDS encoding MBL fold metallo-hydrolase, with the protein MTNIPDDIVPIPLPTPFIVGPVNTFVIKREPITLVDTGVSTEDSYAALDAGLNAHGLAIRDIKAILLTHGHVDHIGQLSRLVEESGAETYAHISVVPRHDDPREAERKSREFIYKTFHEFGVPGEIIEAAKKARESFQGMSGPPRIDHTLADGERVFEFDVLHVPGHSSSDTLFVDRDRSLAFTGDHVLKGVNPTPLIRRDPATGERVKSLLQFEQSLERTRALGLAIMYPGHGAVITTPDEVIGRILQRHERRTEKVLTLVRERVATPFEVSRVLFPELDNEHIYLALSTAIGHLDILEARRQVLAQSDNGVTYYARLH; encoded by the coding sequence ATGACAAACATTCCAGACGACATCGTTCCGATCCCACTCCCGACTCCGTTCATCGTTGGTCCGGTCAACACGTTTGTCATAAAGCGCGAGCCGATCACGCTCGTCGACACCGGCGTCAGTACGGAGGACTCCTACGCGGCCCTCGATGCGGGGCTGAACGCCCACGGCCTTGCGATTCGCGACATCAAGGCCATTCTCCTCACGCACGGACACGTCGATCACATTGGCCAACTGTCGCGGCTGGTCGAAGAGTCCGGCGCGGAGACGTACGCGCATATCTCTGTCGTGCCGCGCCACGATGACCCGCGGGAAGCAGAGCGCAAGTCGCGCGAGTTCATCTACAAGACATTTCACGAATTCGGGGTACCCGGCGAGATAATCGAAGCGGCAAAGAAAGCGAGAGAGAGTTTTCAGGGAATGAGCGGGCCGCCTCGTATTGACCACACGCTGGCGGATGGCGAACGTGTTTTCGAGTTCGATGTATTGCATGTCCCCGGTCATTCGTCCTCCGATACCTTGTTCGTCGATCGCGATCGTAGCCTTGCATTCACCGGCGACCACGTACTGAAAGGGGTCAATCCCACGCCGCTTATTCGCCGCGACCCCGCAACGGGCGAGCGCGTGAAGAGCCTGCTGCAATTCGAGCAATCGCTCGAACGCACGCGCGCGCTCGGACTGGCAATCATGTATCCCGGCCATGGCGCCGTGATAACCACGCCCGACGAAGTCATCGGCCGAATTCTCCAACGTCACGAACGGCGCACGGAAAAAGTCCTCACATTGGTCCGCGAACGCGTCGCGACGCCATTTGAGGTGTCCCGAGTACTCTTCCCGGAACTCGACAACGAGCACATCTACCTTGCGCTGTCCACCGCGATAGGGCACCTCGATATACTCGAGGCGCGCCGGCAGGTCCTTGCGCAGTCAGACAACGGGGTCACTTACTACGCACGCCTCCACTAA
- a CDS encoding class I mannose-6-phosphate isomerase, producing MTTKFGILRFHEQYFERIWGGQRLRSRYGKPIPADKSIGEAWLISDHPSAVSVVSDGPHAGRTLHELLEMDADALLGSRTKLTPHGRFPLLLKLLDSTDVLSVQVHPDDATAAALGEPDVGKTEMWHILHAEPGAELFCGLTPGTTPEQVRASIEAGSLEGHLLRFKVKQGDSIFVPAGTVHAIGAGIVLAEIQQNSDLTYRLYDWNRVDASGRPRDLHIDKALKAIHFDYKNSAENIIDANARAQARHVTDLVSSAYFSARLCTPGNPVAFQCKGLFFIILCISSCISVSTETLSVGLESGQACLLPACADNFTLSGGGQALVYSA from the coding sequence ATGACCACCAAATTCGGCATTCTCCGCTTCCACGAACAGTACTTTGAACGCATCTGGGGCGGTCAACGCCTGCGATCTCGTTATGGCAAACCGATTCCTGCGGACAAGTCGATTGGGGAGGCTTGGCTCATTTCGGATCACCCGTCCGCGGTCAGCGTTGTCAGCGACGGTCCGCACGCCGGCCGCACCCTGCACGAACTACTCGAGATGGACGCGGACGCGTTGCTCGGTTCGCGAACGAAACTCACCCCGCACGGACGCTTTCCGCTTCTCCTCAAGCTGTTGGACTCGACCGATGTCCTTTCAGTCCAAGTGCATCCGGACGACGCAACGGCGGCTGCCCTCGGGGAGCCGGACGTGGGCAAGACGGAGATGTGGCACATTCTCCATGCTGAGCCAGGCGCGGAGCTTTTCTGCGGACTAACGCCCGGAACTACGCCCGAACAGGTGCGCGCATCGATTGAGGCAGGTTCGCTTGAGGGCCATCTGCTGCGATTCAAAGTGAAGCAGGGGGACTCGATATTCGTGCCAGCGGGCACAGTGCACGCCATAGGCGCGGGAATCGTGCTGGCGGAGATCCAGCAGAACAGCGACCTGACCTACCGCCTGTACGACTGGAACCGGGTCGATGCTTCGGGACGGCCGCGCGACTTGCACATCGACAAGGCGCTGAAAGCGATACATTTTGACTACAAAAACTCAGCGGAAAATATAATAGATGCGAATGCGCGAGCGCAGGCCCGGCATGTTACTGACCTTGTTTCATCGGCCTATTTCTCAGCCCGACTCTGCACGCCAGGTAACCCTGTCGCGTTTCAGTGTAAAGGGCTGTTTTTCATCATATTATGCATATCTAGCTGCATCAGTGTTTCTACTGAAACACTATCGGTAGGCCTTGAATCAGGGCAGGCCTGTCTGCTCCCTGCCTGTGCCGATAATTTTACGCTGTCTGGCGGCGGCCAAGCGCTGGTGTATTCTGCGTGA
- a CDS encoding prepilin peptidase — MTAISFIVGAMVGSFLNVCVYRLPKGESIVHPRSRCPKCEKPILWYDNIPMLSWLMLGAKCRNCKTPISWQYPLVEAITAALFAGVYVRFGFTPASPIYMLLAASLVLVTFVDLTDWTIPNEVTFPGIPLGLVCALVAMFVPDTNLMILSPPSVPIFSALLGALVGGGILYLLDKGALLFLGKRGMGFGDVKLIAMLGAFFGFPAVFMIIAVAAFGGAILGYSLILLQRSKGEEESAHYIPFGPYLSFAGIVVMFFGEYFYKWWTTSVGLDIPQLPY; from the coding sequence ATGACGGCGATCTCGTTCATCGTCGGCGCAATGGTGGGCAGCTTCCTCAACGTCTGCGTGTACCGGCTTCCGAAGGGCGAGTCGATCGTGCATCCGCGATCGCGGTGCCCGAAGTGCGAGAAGCCCATACTTTGGTACGACAACATTCCCATGCTGAGTTGGCTGATGCTCGGCGCAAAGTGCCGCAACTGCAAGACGCCGATCAGTTGGCAGTATCCGCTCGTCGAGGCAATCACCGCGGCGCTGTTCGCGGGCGTCTACGTCCGCTTCGGATTCACGCCGGCGTCGCCCATCTATATGCTGCTGGCTGCATCGTTGGTTCTCGTAACGTTCGTCGATCTGACGGACTGGACCATTCCAAACGAAGTAACGTTTCCGGGCATTCCGCTTGGGCTGGTTTGCGCGCTGGTCGCCATGTTCGTACCCGATACGAACCTGATGATTCTGAGCCCACCGAGCGTTCCCATTTTCAGCGCGCTCCTGGGCGCGCTTGTCGGCGGCGGCATCCTGTACCTGCTCGACAAGGGCGCGCTGCTCTTTCTCGGCAAGCGCGGCATGGGATTCGGCGACGTAAAACTGATCGCGATGCTCGGCGCATTTTTCGGCTTCCCGGCGGTGTTCATGATTATCGCGGTCGCCGCGTTTGGCGGCGCGATACTCGGCTACAGCCTCATCCTCCTCCAACGTTCGAAGGGGGAAGAGGAAAGCGCGCACTACATTCCGTTCGGCCCGTACCTGTCGTTCGCGGGAATCGTCGTCATGTTTTTCGGCGAGTACTTTTATAAGTGGTGGACGACTTCGGTCGGCCTCGACATTCCGCAACTGCCGTACTAA
- the trpB gene encoding tryptophan synthase subunit beta, with the protein MPSSEALLRTPSGPYSLPDSRGRYGRFGGRYVPETLMHPLIELEEAYAGAQTDSAFQAELERLRKHYIGRPTPLYFARRFTEHLAGAKVYFKREDLAHTGAHKINNALGQTLLAKRMGKRRVIAETGAGQHGVATATACALLGLDCEVYMGTEDMERQKLNVFRMRLLGSKVTPVDSGTKTLKDAINEAMRDWVTNVGDTHYVLGTVEGPHPYPLICRDFQKIIGEETRAQIMEQEGRLPDVLIACVGGGSNSIGLFFEFIKDESVKMIGVEAGGHGPETGRHAARFAGGVVGMLHGAMSYVLQDAHGQIMGTHSISAGLDYPSIGPEHAHWHDIGRVDYTYANDDEALDAFKLTSRLEGIIPALESAHAIAHAVKIVPKLGKDQIVIVNMSGRGDKDVQQAARFLLSGEDSL; encoded by the coding sequence ATGCCAAGCTCAGAAGCTTTGTTGAGAACGCCAAGCGGGCCTTACTCGCTGCCGGATAGCCGCGGGCGCTATGGCCGTTTCGGCGGACGATACGTCCCCGAAACGCTCATGCACCCGCTGATCGAGCTTGAAGAAGCCTACGCCGGCGCGCAGACCGATTCGGCGTTTCAGGCCGAACTCGAGCGCTTGCGCAAGCACTATATCGGCCGCCCGACACCGCTCTATTTCGCGCGCCGTTTCACCGAGCACCTTGCCGGCGCGAAGGTCTATTTCAAACGCGAGGACCTCGCCCACACGGGCGCGCACAAGATCAACAACGCACTTGGGCAGACCCTGCTCGCCAAGCGTATGGGCAAGCGCCGCGTTATCGCCGAGACCGGGGCGGGTCAGCACGGTGTCGCGACGGCCACGGCGTGCGCGCTGCTAGGTCTCGACTGCGAAGTCTACATGGGCACCGAGGACATGGAGCGTCAGAAGCTCAACGTCTTCCGGATGCGCCTGCTCGGCAGCAAAGTGACGCCCGTCGATTCGGGCACGAAGACGCTCAAGGACGCCATCAACGAGGCCATGCGTGACTGGGTAACCAACGTCGGGGATACGCACTACGTTCTCGGTACGGTTGAAGGTCCCCATCCCTATCCGCTGATTTGCCGCGATTTTCAGAAGATCATCGGCGAGGAAACTCGCGCGCAAATCATGGAACAGGAAGGCCGCCTGCCGGACGTTCTCATCGCGTGCGTCGGCGGCGGCAGCAATTCCATCGGACTGTTCTTCGAGTTCATCAAGGACGAATCCGTAAAGATGATCGGCGTGGAAGCGGGCGGCCACGGCCCCGAAACAGGGCGCCATGCGGCGCGTTTCGCGGGCGGCGTCGTCGGAATGCTGCACGGCGCAATGAGCTACGTATTGCAGGACGCGCATGGCCAAATCATGGGCACGCACAGCATTTCCGCGGGCCTCGATTATCCCAGCATCGGACCCGAGCACGCCCACTGGCACGACATCGGCCGCGTCGACTACACCTACGCGAACGATGATGAAGCGCTGGATGCGTTCAAACTGACCAGCCGCCTCGAGGGCATCATTCCCGCGCTCGAAAGCGCGCACGCCATCGCGCACGCGGTCAAGATCGTACCGAAACTCGGCAAGGACCAGATTGTGATCGTGAACATGTCCGGCCGCGGCGACAAGGACGTACAGCAGGCCGCGCGGTTTCTGCTCAGCGGGGAGGACTCGCTGTGA
- a CDS encoding SDR family NAD(P)-dependent oxidoreductase, with protein MQSLEGKVAVVTGAASGIGFAMAKRFAAEGMKLALADIETGALESAAATLRSSGAEVFTLRCDVAKLPDVQSLAAKSREHFGSVHVVCNNAGVATAGLLTESTIRDWEWVVGVNLWGVIHGVHAFLPILLEQGEDCHIVNTASIAGLITGPGMGIYCTTKHAVVALSEALYHEMQILQTKVGVSVLCPAWVSTKIVDSDRNRPSELLNENPNLSSVGELMREHTRHVVDNGLPPDVIADHVVDAVLADRFYILTHPELTPAIHMRMGAITDGTAPKFVPPPGIDNLMAH; from the coding sequence ATGCAATCGCTTGAAGGAAAGGTCGCCGTCGTTACGGGCGCGGCCAGCGGAATCGGGTTTGCCATGGCGAAGCGCTTCGCCGCCGAAGGGATGAAGCTTGCCCTCGCGGACATCGAGACCGGCGCGCTCGAATCCGCGGCCGCTACACTACGCTCTTCGGGGGCGGAAGTTTTCACGCTCCGGTGCGACGTTGCGAAGTTGCCGGACGTCCAGTCGCTCGCTGCAAAATCCCGCGAACATTTCGGCAGCGTTCACGTCGTCTGCAACAACGCCGGCGTCGCGACCGCGGGCCTCCTCACGGAGAGCACCATCCGCGACTGGGAATGGGTCGTCGGTGTGAACCTCTGGGGTGTGATACACGGCGTGCACGCGTTCCTGCCCATCCTGCTCGAACAGGGTGAAGACTGCCATATCGTGAACACAGCCTCCATCGCGGGACTGATTACCGGCCCCGGCATGGGCATCTACTGCACGACGAAGCATGCCGTCGTCGCGTTGTCGGAAGCGCTTTACCACGAAATGCAGATTCTGCAAACGAAAGTCGGGGTATCGGTCTTGTGCCCAGCGTGGGTCAGCACGAAAATCGTCGACTCCGACAGAAACCGGCCCTCGGAACTTCTAAACGAAAACCCCAACTTGAGCTCCGTCGGCGAACTGATGCGGGAACATACCCGCCACGTGGTTGACAACGGTTTGCCGCCGGACGTCATCGCGGACCACGTCGTCGACGCCGTCTTGGCGGATCGGTTTTACATTCTGACACACCCGGAACTGACCCCCGCGATCCACATGCGAATGGGCGCGATCACGGACGGAACGGCGCCCAAGTTTGTGCCGCCTCCCGGAATCGACAACCTCATGGCGCACTGA
- the aroC gene encoding chorismate synthase, protein MLRYLTAGESHGRGCFCILDGFPAGLRLKPEDINFWLAERQKGYGRGGRQRIEKDEVDVLAGMRGGVTLGGPILMVVWNRDFKNWADAMDPWKPSTGPRAVKVVQPRPGHADLVGAMKYEQDDCRNILERASARETAARVAAGAMCRRLLAEFGVDLAGHVVQIGPVAAKTDKVNSSDIRKLSMKSPVRCCDKQAASAMVDVIKKCKRDKDSVGGIVEVRAWGLPAGIGTFTQWDRKVDARIAQAMMSIQAVKGVEIGIGFRGAGRLGSKYHDEIVREDKPRVGGKYRRLTNNLGGTEGSMTTGEELIVRVAKKPISTLMKPLRTVNIETLEPALAVLERSDTCAVPALAIIVESALAIVLAEFFIEKFGGDTVAEMKRNFDRYVAEINKR, encoded by the coding sequence GTGTTACGTTATCTCACCGCCGGGGAATCGCACGGGCGGGGCTGCTTCTGCATCCTCGACGGGTTCCCCGCGGGGCTTCGCCTCAAACCCGAGGACATCAACTTCTGGCTCGCCGAACGCCAGAAGGGCTACGGCCGCGGCGGTCGCCAGCGTATCGAGAAGGACGAAGTCGACGTGCTTGCCGGCATGCGCGGCGGCGTGACCCTCGGCGGACCAATCCTGATGGTGGTGTGGAACCGCGACTTCAAGAACTGGGCCGACGCAATGGACCCGTGGAAACCGTCCACCGGCCCGCGCGCCGTGAAGGTCGTGCAACCGCGCCCCGGCCACGCGGACCTCGTCGGCGCGATGAAGTACGAGCAAGACGATTGCCGCAACATCCTCGAACGCGCGTCGGCGCGTGAAACAGCCGCGCGCGTCGCCGCGGGCGCCATGTGCCGCAGACTGCTGGCCGAGTTCGGCGTCGATCTCGCGGGACACGTCGTTCAAATCGGGCCGGTTGCCGCAAAGACGGACAAGGTCAATTCGAGCGACATCCGAAAACTTTCGATGAAATCGCCGGTCCGGTGCTGCGACAAACAAGCGGCATCTGCTATGGTCGACGTTATCAAGAAGTGCAAACGCGACAAGGATTCCGTCGGCGGTATCGTCGAAGTTCGCGCGTGGGGTCTTCCGGCCGGCATCGGCACATTTACGCAGTGGGACCGCAAGGTGGACGCGCGCATCGCGCAGGCAATGATGAGCATTCAGGCCGTGAAGGGTGTCGAAATTGGAATCGGCTTTCGCGGCGCGGGCAGGCTGGGCAGCAAGTATCACGACGAGATCGTTCGCGAAGACAAGCCGCGCGTGGGGGGGAAGTACCGCCGCCTGACGAACAACCTCGGCGGTACCGAAGGAAGCATGACAACGGGCGAAGAGCTGATTGTCCGCGTGGCCAAGAAGCCCATCTCGACGCTGATGAAACCGTTGCGCACGGTGAACATCGAAACGCTCGAACCCGCGCTGGCCGTCCTCGAACGAAGCGATACCTGCGCGGTCCCGGCGCTCGCGATCATCGTCGAGTCTGCGCTCGCGATAGTCCTCGCCGAGTTTTTCATCGAAAAATTCGGCGGTGACACCGTCGCGGAAATGAAGCGCAACTTCGACCGCTACGTCGCCGAAATCAACAAGCGCTAA
- a CDS encoding tryptophan synthase subunit alpha has protein sequence MNRIDARFAALAETGDTAFIPYITAGDPTLAMTAKIVFELDRAGCDIVELGVPFSDPIADGVVNQEAAQRALKHHVTLHDVVHDVVNLVRDIRKQTEVPIVLFTYYNPVLAYGIESFARDCANAGVDGVLCVDLPPDEDDDYKTTLDRHGVATIFLAAPTSTPERIALIARHSTGFVYYVSRTGVTGERADIASTVQGMVASIKQHTATPVAVGFGISSPAQAAEVAGYADGVIVGSAIVRLIGKSGDSPDTPKNVYTFVKPLVDAAKSGAAASRA, from the coding sequence GTGAACCGCATTGACGCACGTTTTGCCGCGCTCGCCGAAACCGGCGACACCGCCTTCATTCCATACATCACCGCCGGCGATCCCACGCTCGCGATGACAGCGAAGATCGTGTTCGAGCTCGATCGCGCTGGCTGCGATATCGTCGAACTGGGCGTGCCCTTCTCCGACCCGATTGCAGATGGCGTCGTGAACCAGGAAGCCGCGCAGCGCGCCCTCAAACATCATGTCACCCTTCACGATGTCGTGCACGATGTCGTGAATTTGGTTCGCGACATCCGGAAACAAACTGAAGTCCCGATAGTCCTCTTCACGTACTACAATCCCGTCCTTGCCTACGGAATTGAATCGTTTGCGCGTGATTGCGCCAACGCCGGCGTCGATGGCGTGTTGTGCGTCGATCTGCCGCCGGACGAGGACGACGATTATAAGACGACCTTGGACAGGCACGGCGTTGCGACCATATTTCTCGCCGCGCCCACGAGCACGCCCGAACGCATCGCGCTGATCGCGCGGCACTCGACAGGGTTCGTCTACTACGTTTCGCGCACCGGCGTCACGGGCGAACGCGCGGACATCGCTTCGACCGTTCAAGGCATGGTCGCCTCGATCAAGCAACACACGGCAACCCCGGTCGCGGTTGGATTTGGCATATCCAGCCCGGCGCAAGCCGCGGAAGTCGCCGGTTACGCGGACGGCGTGATCGTTGGCAGCGCAATTGTTCGCCTCATCGGAAAGTCGGGTGATTCACCGGATACTCCGAAGAATGTGTATACCTTCGTAAAACCGCTCGTGGACGCCGCGAAATCTGGTGCGGCGGCCTCCAGAGCATGA